The segment GCCGCCTCCTCAAGAAGTGACCGCTTCGAGTTCCGTTCGACTTCGGGGTTGGTCGGCAGCCTCCATTGACGCCGCCCGCGTTTCGCGCGAATCGGTCGGCGTGACACAATTGCTCGTCCGACGCCCGTTCCTTGCGTTCCTCGTCGCGCTAATTGCGACGTGCGCATGCTCGCCGAAAGCTCCCACGCCGATGGACGAGGCACCCCGCAACGCGGTGGCCTTTCAGGGCACGTCGATGGCGACGACGTATCACGTCACCGCGATCCATCCGCCGATGAACGAGAGCGAATACCGCGCGTGCGCCGATCGACTCCAGCAAGCGCTCGACCGCGTCGACGCGCTCATGTCCACCTACAAGCCGGATTCCGACGTCTCGCGCATCTCGGCCGCGCCCGCGAATACGCCCGTGCCCGTCGCGTCCGAGACGATCGAGGTGCTCAAAGTCGCGCTGATGGTCGCCGAAAAATCCGGCGGCGCGTTCGATCCCACCATCGCTCCGCTCGTCGATCTGTGGGGATTCGGACCGCGCGCCGTGGGCGACGCCGCTCCCACGCAGGCCGAGATCGACGCGGCGGCCGCGCTGGTCGATTACCGACGCATCGTCATCGACGAGGCGAAACGCACCGTGAGCAAGACGTTGGACGGGGTGCGTGTCGACCTGTCTTCGACGGCGGGTGGGTACGCCGCGGACGTCGCCGCGCGGGCGATCGAGTCTTGCGGCGCGATCGAATACATGGCCGAGGTCGGCGGCGAGGTCGTGGCGCGCGGTCTCAACAAAGCCGGCGAGCCGTGGCGCATCGGCATCGACCGCCCCGAATACGGAACGCAGCCCGGCGAGGAACTGCAGATCGTTGTCAGCATCTCGGGTGAGGCGCTCACGACGAGCGGCGACTACCGCAACTATCGGGAGGTGGACGGGCGGCGCGTCTCGCACACCATCGACCCGCGAACGAAACAGCCCATCCAGCACCATCTCGCGTCGGTGACGATCATCGCGCCCAACGCCGCGCTTGCCGATTCGCTGGACACGGCGGTGGCCGTGCTGGGGCCCGAGAAGGGAATGGAATTCGTGCGCGCGTTGCCGGGCATCGATGCCTACCTCATCCTGCGCGGCGACGAAGGATCGTTCCGAGAGAGCATGACCGAAGGATTTTCGCGAAGGATTGCCCAGCCGGTTCCAGCCCCGTAAACCCGTTCGAAATATCTTCGTGATATCGATCGCAATTTCTTTCGAGCGCGGTTGACACCCCCGATCCATCTCGCCTATCATCACATCAACAATAAAACTGACATGTCAGTTTTGATCCCCGGACGGCGGATCGTGGGGATTTCTCGTTGCAACAGCCCGTGAACGTCGGCCCGTCCAGCCGGGATTTGGAGTGACGATGCGAAAATCCTTGGCCCTCGGCGTGGATGTCGGATCGACGACGGTGAAGATGACCGTTGTCGATCCCTCGACCATGGAAATCCTGTGGTCGCGCTACGAGCGCCACGAGACCCGCCAACCCGAAAAAACCCTCGAAATGCTCGAGGCCATTCTCGCCGCTTACCCCGACACGCACCAATACCAGCTCTTTCTGACCGGTTCGGGCTCGGGCCCACTGTGCGTGCCGTTGGGCGGCCGTTTCGTGCAGGAGGTCAACGCCGTCACGCTCGCCGTCGAGACGATGCACCCCAACGTGGGATCGGTCATCGAACTCGGCGGGCAGGACGCGAAGATCATCATCTTTCGCGAGACCGAGGCCGGCAAACAGGCCGTCACCTCGATGAACGACAAGTGCGCCAGCGGCACCGGCGCGACGATCGACAAGTGCATGCTCAAGGTCGGCATGCCGGCGGACGACCTGCGCGCGCTGCGTTTCGACCGCGCGCGGCTGCACCACGTCGCGGCCAAGTGCGGCGTTTTCGCCGAAACCGACATCGTCAATCTCGTGAAGTCGAGCATCCCGTCGGGCGAGATCATGAACTCGCTCGCGGACGCGATTGTTCACCAGAACCTCGCCGTGCTCACGCGCGGCAACACGCTGCGCCACGAAGTACTCTTGCTCGGCGGGCCGAACGCGTACCTGCCCTTTCTCGTCGAATGTTGGCGCATGCGGATTCCCGAGACGTGGAACGAGCGCGGGTACGCGTGGCCCAAGGACCGACCGATCGAGGAACTCATCTACGTTCCCGACAACGCGCAGTATTACGCGGCTTACGGAGCGGTGTGCTACGGCCTCGCCGAGCCCGACAGCGCCGTGGAGTTTCATGGACTCGACGGACTGCGCGAATACATCAAGACGGGCCGCAGCGCGCGGCTGGCGCAATACGCCGGACCCGGGCTCGCGACGGAGCCGGTCGAGCTCGAGCGATTCCGCGATGACTACAAGGTGCCCGACTTCAACTGCGCGTCGCTCACGCCGGGCGAAACCGTGCGCGCGGTGGTGGGTCTCGACGGCGGCTCCACCAGCACCAAGGCGGTGCTGATGGATGAGCGCGGCGTGATCCTCCAAAAGTCCTATCGCATTTCCAAGGGCAACCCGATTCAGGACACGAAGGAGATCCTGCGCGAGTTCCGCGACTGGACGGCGGCGGCGGGCGCGACGCTCGACGTGATCGGCTTCGGCGCAACCGGCTACGCCGCGGACGTTCTGGAGGAGTCGGTTCACGCCGACGTGAACGTGGTCGAGACGATCGCGCACAAGATCAGCGCGCTCACCGTGATGCCCGACGCGGACGTGATCTGCGACATCGGCGGGCAGGACATCAAGGTCCTGTTTTTGCGCGACGGCGACATCCGAAACTTCAAGCTGTCCAACCAGTGTTCGGCGGGCAACGGCATGCTCCTGCAGGCCATGGCCGAGCAATTTGGCGTACGCATGACGGACTATGCCGAGACGGCGTTCGGCGCGGATCTCGCACCGAAATTCTCGTACGGCTGCGCGGTGTTTCTCGATTCCGATCGTGTGAACTTCCAAAAAGAAGGATTCAACGCGTCGGAGATGCTCGCGGGCCTCGCGCAGGTGCTGCCGAAAAACGTGTGGCAGTACGTGGTGCAGGTGCCGCGCCTCGCCGAGTTCGGCACGCGCTACCTGCTTCAGGGCGGCACGCAGCGCAACCTCGCGGCGGTCAAGGCGCAGGTCGATTACATCCGCGCCCGGGTGCCGAACGCCGAGGTCTTCGTGCATCCGCACTGCGGCGAGGCCGGCGCGATCGGTGCGGCGATGGAGACCCTGCGCGTCGTCAAGCGAAACGGCGGCTCGCGCTTCATCGGGCTCGACGCCGCGATCCACCTGATCTACACGACGAAAAACGACGAGAGCACGCGCTGCAATTTCTGTGAGAATAACTGCTCGCGCACCTTCATCGACACGGCCACTCCCGACGGGCGCACCTCGCGCTACATCTCGGGCTTCAGTTGCGAGAAGGGCACGGTGGAAGATCTCGACGCCCTGCGCTCGCTCAACAAGGAGCGCGGCGACCTCAAGAAGCGATACCCCAACCTCGTGCACTACGAGGCCGACCTCGCCTTCCGCCACTTCTACGATCCCACGCCGATGCCCGAGGCGGGTGCGCCGATCGACGACGTGCAGGTTTCGCGGGGTCTGTTTTTCCGCGTCAAACGCAAGGACGTGAAGCGCGCGTTCGAGCGCTCTTCCGAGGCCGACCGCGAGGCGCGCAAGGCCGTGAAGATCGGCATGCCGCGCGTGCTGAACATGTACAGCACGGGCCCGTTTTGGCGGACGTATTTCGAGACGCTCGGCATCCCCATCAAAAACGTCGTGTGGTCGAGCGAGACGACCGAGGAGCTGTTCACCGAGGGCGGCAAATACGGCTCCGTCGATCCGTGCTACCCGTCCAAGGTCGTGCAGGCGCACGTTCACGAACTGCTCTTTCACAAGCACACCGAACCCAAAACCGGCCCGCTCAACTACATCTGGTTCCCCTGCCTCACGCACGTTCCGAATTTCGTGACGGGCACGATGGACAACGCCTCGTGCCCCATCGTCGCGGGCACACCCAACGTCATCAAGGCCGCGTTCACGAAAGAGGTCGATTTCTTCGCGCGCGCGGGCATCGAGTATCTCGATCGCGCGATCACCTTCGAAGAGCCGAACCTGATGAAGGACGTGCTCCACGGCGTGTGGGGGCCGCGCCTGCGCGTCACGCAGGACGAATCGGACTTCGCGGTCGATCAGGCGTTCGAGGCGATGTCGGCCTTCGATCGCATGGTGCAGGACAAGGGCCGCCAGATTCTGGAAGAGGTCGAGCGCGAGGACCGCGTGGCCGTGCTCATGATCGGCCGCCCTTACCATTCCGATCCGGGGCTGCACCACGGCATCCCCGACGAACTGCAGATCCTGGGCTATCCGATCCTGTCGATCCGCGGCATCCCCAAGGACCCGATCTGGCTCTCGCGATTTTTCGAGCCCGGCGAGGACCCGCTCTCGATCAACGACGTCTGGCCCGAGAACTACTCGGCGAACTCGGTGCAAAAAGTGTGGGCGACGCGCTTCGCCGCGCGGCACCCCAACGTGGTGCTGCTCGACCTGTCGTCATTCAAGTGCGGGCACGACGCGCCGACCTACGGCATCATCGACTCGATCGTCTCGACGAGCAAAACGCCCTATGCGGCGCTGCACGACGTCGACGCCAACAAGCCCTCGGGCACGATCAAGATCCGCACCAAGACCTATGGCTACACGCTCAAGCGTTACGAGGAAAAGCTCGCCGACTGGCGCAGGTTCCGCCGCGAATCCGGCGGGCTCCCGGACAAATCCGTCGTCTTCGATGAACCCACGGGCGCGATGCTCGAAAGGAGCGCATGACCATGCAAGCTCACAACCTGAACGGATTCGAGCCGGAAGCCGCGAGGACCAACCTGCGTCCGACTCAGTACAAAGAGCAGGTCCACACGCGCTTCACGGCGGACCAGCGCGCGCACACCACCGTGCTGCACGCGGGGCTGACCTACGCGCACGACGTCTTCGTCGTCGCGGGCATGCGCGGGCTCGGCTATCGGTCCGAGATGCTCGAATGTCCGGACAACGCGGCGCTGCAGATCGGCAAGGAGTTCGGCAACCGCGGCCAGTGCAACCCGACCTACTTCACCGTGGGCAACGTGGTGAAGCACCTGATCCACCTGCGCGACGAAAAGGGATTGTCGACGAAGGAGATCATCGACGATTACCTGTTCGTCACGGCGGGAGCGTGCGGCCCGTGCCGTTTCGGCACCTACGTCACCGAGTACCGCAAGGCCCTGCGCGACGCGGGCTTCGACGGCTTCCGCGTGCTGCTCTTCCAGCAGCAGGGCGGGCTCAAGCAGGCCACCGGCGACGCGTCGGGGCTCGCGATCAATCGCGAATTCATGTTCACGCTGGCTCGCGCGGTGATGGCCGGCGACGTGCTCAACCTCATGGGCTACCGCCTGCGCCCGTACGAGGTGGAACCCGGCGCGGTCGACGCCGCGCTCGCGAAGTGCCGCGCGATTTTGTGCGAGGCCATGGAAAACCGCCGCTCGATCGTCATGGCGCTGCGCCGCTGCCGCCCCGTGCTGGACGCGGTGAAACTCGATCGCCTGCAGGCCAAACCCGTCGTGTCGATCATCGGCGAATTCTGGGCGATGACCACCGAGGGCGACGGCAACTATCACCTGCAGAAATTTCTGGAATCCGAGGGCGCGGAGGTGGACGTGCAGGGCGTCACCAACTGGCTGCTATACGTGATCTGGGAGAACCGGTACGACCGCCTGCGCCGCATCGGCCTTCGTCGCGACGACGGCGGCATGAAGGGCCTCGACGGCAAGGATGCGGCGAAGACGCTGCGCGCGCTGCGAGTCGCGGACACGGCTGTACGCGTGTGTTTCGGTCTCTATGCGCGGGCGACGGGCCTGCGCGGATATCACCTGCCCGATCTCGACCGGATCGCGAGCCTCGCGGCGAACCACTACGACAACAACGTGCGCGGCGGCGAGGGCCACATGGAGGTCGGCAAGCTCGTGCACTTCGTCCTGGACCGCGTGAATCACATGACCGTGTCGGTCAAGCCGTTCGGATGCATGCCCTCGTCGGGCGTGTCCGACGGCGTGCAGAGCCTCATCACGACCAAGTACCCCCAGGCGATCTTCCTGCCGATCGAGACCACCGGCGACGGGCAGGTCAACGTGCAGTCCCGCATTCAGATGATGCTGTTCAAGGCGCGCCAGCGCGCCCGCGAGGAGTATCAGGACGCGCTCCAGACCGCGAACCTGACCGAGCGCGACGTGCGACGCCGCCTCGCGCTGCCGCACTTCGCGACGAACTTCTGGCGCCCGCGCCACGCGATGGCCGGCGCCGCGGCGAACATCGTCCACGCCGTCGCCCGCCCGTCGGGCCTCGACCGCTGGCGTCTGTGGTCGCCCGCCCGCTGGTGGCGAGCGCTCACGCGGCCCGCCGCCGCGCTGCGGCCCGAGTTCGGGGAGGAGTGAGCCCTCAACCCCGCAACAGCGCGAACCACGGCGCGAGGGCGTTCCAGTTCCACGCGAGGGCGGCAAGGGCGAGCGCGGCGACGAGCCAGGCGGCCGCGCGGCGGAAGCGCGTGGTGCGTGCGAAGGGCAGGAAACGGTCGAACGTGGCCCGGAAGACGCGCAGGTCGGCCGACAGCACGCGCGGTTCCTTTTCGTAACGCGACGCCAGTTCCAGGCGCGAGATGGCCGATTCGATTTCGGCGCGCGACGCGGGGCGGAACCAGAACGGATGGTCGGAGAGCAGCCGCCGCGCGCGGGAGACCTCGCGGTCGGCGTCGCGCCACAGGCCGTGCAGCTTCCAACTCGTCCAGAGGGTCATGGCGACAGCGCCCCCTTTGGGGCGAATGAAGAATGGGGAATGGAGAATGGAGAAACCGGAATCAGGACGGCTCGACGCCGAACGCGGAGCCGAACGTCACGTCCTCGCGCGATCTCGACTATTCTCCATTCAACATTCGACATTCCGCATTCGACCTCTTCACCTCGTCAAACTGAAAATCCGCCCCCACTGGCCCGGCGGCCAGGAGAAGTAGATGACGACCGCTTTGCCGCGGATCTGGTGGAAATCGACAAAACCCCAGAAGCGGCTGTCGTTGCTGCGGTCGCGGTTGTCGCCCATGCAGAAGTACTTGCCCTCGGGCACCGTCTTCGACCAGTTGTCCATCGGCGAGGGGAAGGTGTCGGACACGAGAATCGGATGCTCCACGTCGCCGATCGTCTCGATGTACAGCTCGGCACTTTGCTTGATCTCGGTCGTGTCGTCGTACTCGTAAGTCCCGGCCTTGCGCAGCGG is part of the Deltaproteobacteria bacterium genome and harbors:
- a CDS encoding CoA activase; translated protein: MRKSLALGVDVGSTTVKMTVVDPSTMEILWSRYERHETRQPEKTLEMLEAILAAYPDTHQYQLFLTGSGSGPLCVPLGGRFVQEVNAVTLAVETMHPNVGSVIELGGQDAKIIIFRETEAGKQAVTSMNDKCASGTGATIDKCMLKVGMPADDLRALRFDRARLHHVAAKCGVFAETDIVNLVKSSIPSGEIMNSLADAIVHQNLAVLTRGNTLRHEVLLLGGPNAYLPFLVECWRMRIPETWNERGYAWPKDRPIEELIYVPDNAQYYAAYGAVCYGLAEPDSAVEFHGLDGLREYIKTGRSARLAQYAGPGLATEPVELERFRDDYKVPDFNCASLTPGETVRAVVGLDGGSTSTKAVLMDERGVILQKSYRISKGNPIQDTKEILREFRDWTAAAGATLDVIGFGATGYAADVLEESVHADVNVVETIAHKISALTVMPDADVICDIGGQDIKVLFLRDGDIRNFKLSNQCSAGNGMLLQAMAEQFGVRMTDYAETAFGADLAPKFSYGCAVFLDSDRVNFQKEGFNASEMLAGLAQVLPKNVWQYVVQVPRLAEFGTRYLLQGGTQRNLAAVKAQVDYIRARVPNAEVFVHPHCGEAGAIGAAMETLRVVKRNGGSRFIGLDAAIHLIYTTKNDESTRCNFCENNCSRTFIDTATPDGRTSRYISGFSCEKGTVEDLDALRSLNKERGDLKKRYPNLVHYEADLAFRHFYDPTPMPEAGAPIDDVQVSRGLFFRVKRKDVKRAFERSSEADREARKAVKIGMPRVLNMYSTGPFWRTYFETLGIPIKNVVWSSETTEELFTEGGKYGSVDPCYPSKVVQAHVHELLFHKHTEPKTGPLNYIWFPCLTHVPNFVTGTMDNASCPIVAGTPNVIKAAFTKEVDFFARAGIEYLDRAITFEEPNLMKDVLHGVWGPRLRVTQDESDFAVDQAFEAMSAFDRMVQDKGRQILEEVEREDRVAVLMIGRPYHSDPGLHHGIPDELQILGYPILSIRGIPKDPIWLSRFFEPGEDPLSINDVWPENYSANSVQKVWATRFAARHPNVVLLDLSSFKCGHDAPTYGIIDSIVSTSKTPYAALHDVDANKPSGTIKIRTKTYGYTLKRYEEKLADWRRFRRESGGLPDKSVVFDEPTGAMLERSA
- a CDS encoding FAD:protein FMN transferase, whose product is MDEAPRNAVAFQGTSMATTYHVTAIHPPMNESEYRACADRLQQALDRVDALMSTYKPDSDVSRISAAPANTPVPVASETIEVLKVALMVAEKSGGAFDPTIAPLVDLWGFGPRAVGDAAPTQAEIDAAAALVDYRRIVIDEAKRTVSKTLDGVRVDLSSTAGGYAADVAARAIESCGAIEYMAEVGGEVVARGLNKAGEPWRIGIDRPEYGTQPGEELQIVVSISGEALTTSGDYRNYREVDGRRVSHTIDPRTKQPIQHHLASVTIIAPNAALADSLDTAVAVLGPEKGMEFVRALPGIDAYLILRGDEGSFRESMTEGFSRRIAQPVPAP
- a CDS encoding 2-hydroxyglutaryl-CoA dehydratase; protein product: MTMQAHNLNGFEPEAARTNLRPTQYKEQVHTRFTADQRAHTTVLHAGLTYAHDVFVVAGMRGLGYRSEMLECPDNAALQIGKEFGNRGQCNPTYFTVGNVVKHLIHLRDEKGLSTKEIIDDYLFVTAGACGPCRFGTYVTEYRKALRDAGFDGFRVLLFQQQGGLKQATGDASGLAINREFMFTLARAVMAGDVLNLMGYRLRPYEVEPGAVDAALAKCRAILCEAMENRRSIVMALRRCRPVLDAVKLDRLQAKPVVSIIGEFWAMTTEGDGNYHLQKFLESEGAEVDVQGVTNWLLYVIWENRYDRLRRIGLRRDDGGMKGLDGKDAAKTLRALRVADTAVRVCFGLYARATGLRGYHLPDLDRIASLAANHYDNNVRGGEGHMEVGKLVHFVLDRVNHMTVSVKPFGCMPSSGVSDGVQSLITTKYPQAIFLPIETTGDGQVNVQSRIQMMLFKARQRAREEYQDALQTANLTERDVRRRLALPHFATNFWRPRHAMAGAAANIVHAVARPSGLDRWRLWSPARWWRALTRPAAALRPEFGEE